The following is a genomic window from uncultured Propionivibrio sp..
CAGATCGACGTCAGAACGGGCAGCGGCTCGCCGCGGCTCGACCGGGCGGCGGTGGACGCGGTGTGGCGCTGGCGCTTCGTCGCCGCACGTCGCGGCGATACGGCCGTCGAAGCCTGGGTGCTGGTTCCGATCATTTTTAACTTGAAACAATAGAGGTTTGCATGAACGAGGGGTCTCTCGGCTTTATCCACTTTCTCTCGCAGTCGGATGGCATTGCGAGAACAGTGCTCTGCATGATGTTGTTTGCATCGATTGGAACCTGGTATCTGATCGTCGTGAAGGGATTCATGACGTACCGGATGACTCGCCGCAGCCGGGACTTTCTCGCCGCATTCTGGGAGGCTCCCGACCTTGAGGCGGTTGCCGCGCGCGTGCGGGAACGTGGTGCGAACGAGCCGTTTGCACATCTAGTGCATCACGGATTCACCGCGATCGAGCAATGCCATCGTCGTGGCGTGCCGGGTAGTGGTGAAACGCTTGCGCTGGTTAATGCCGGTTCGGCCGACGACTTGCTGACGCGCGCGCTCAAGCGGGCGATCGATGAAGACCGGCAACGCCTGGAGTTCGGCCAGACCTTCCTGGCGACGGTCGCGTCGGCAACGCCTTTCGTCGGTTTGTTCGGCACGGTCTGGGGCATCTATCACGCGCTGCTCGCCATCGGCGCATCGGGTCAGGGAACGCTCGACAAAGTGGCGGGGCCAGTGGGCGAAGCCTTGATCATGACGGCGATCGGTCTGGCCGTCGCCATTCCGGCGGCGGTCGCCTACAACACTTTCGCCCGGGCGAACCGCACTATCCTCGCGCAACTCAATGCGTTCGCCTATGACGTCTTCGCTTTCCTGGCAACCGGTATCAAGACATCACCGATGCGAAACGACGCCCGTGCGACTAGCGAAACCGTTATTGCCATGGCCAGGACGCAAGCACCGGGATCTCTGATCTCATCGAATCACTGAGGGGAGTATCAAGATGGCATTTGGCAGTCTTGAAAATGGCGGTGACGACGAACCGTTGGCCGAGATCAACATGGTGCCGCTGATCGACGTGATGCTGGTGTTGCTGATCATCTTCATGGTGACCGCGCCCTTGCTCACGCATGCGGTCAAGGTCGATCTGCCGAAAGCGTCATCAACACCGAATCAACAGCGTAATACGCCGGTTCAACTGACGATGGACGGTGAGCGCCGCCTCTTCTGGAACGGCGTCCCTGTCGATTCGACACAACTGGCGCAGCGCCTGGAATCGGTGGCAGCCGCCGAATCTCAGACGGAA
Proteins encoded in this region:
- a CDS encoding MotA/TolQ/ExbB proton channel family protein; protein product: MNEGSLGFIHFLSQSDGIARTVLCMMLFASIGTWYLIVVKGFMTYRMTRRSRDFLAAFWEAPDLEAVAARVRERGANEPFAHLVHHGFTAIEQCHRRGVPGSGETLALVNAGSADDLLTRALKRAIDEDRQRLEFGQTFLATVASATPFVGLFGTVWGIYHALLAIGASGQGTLDKVAGPVGEALIMTAIGLAVAIPAAVAYNTFARANRTILAQLNAFAYDVFAFLATGIKTSPMRNDARATSETVIAMARTQAPGSLISSNH
- a CDS encoding biopolymer transporter ExbD, whose product is MAFGSLENGGDDEPLAEINMVPLIDVMLVLLIIFMVTAPLLTHAVKVDLPKASSTPNQQRNTPVQLTMDGERRLFWNGVPVDSTQLAQRLESVAAAESQTEIQLRIARTVPYENVAQLMSEAARRGVTRIGFVTEPDPGR